The Candidatus Zixiibacteriota bacterium genome window below encodes:
- a CDS encoding DUF58 domain-containing protein gives MQDHRRFLKPEVISKLSGMEMKARLVVEGFIAGLHRSPYHGFSVEFAEHRQYMPGDSLRNIDWKVYGKTDRYFVKEFEEETNLKAYLLLDISGSMGYSSNGINKLEYGSYLCAALSYLMLKQRDSVGLVIFDQKIKKYIPPKSTLSHLHNLLRELDKLSPSEPTNISSALHQMAERIKRRGLIILLSDLFEQPEEIISGLKHFRHKKHEVIVFHILDPKERSFAFENEAIFKDLETSEEIMTSPWQIRKEYQERLKELLNKYTLECRESLIDYVLLDTSVPFDRALFSYLNKRQRLW, from the coding sequence ATGCAAGATCATCGACGGTTTTTAAAGCCAGAAGTCATATCCAAGCTTTCCGGGATGGAGATGAAGGCGCGCTTGGTGGTGGAGGGGTTTATCGCCGGGCTTCATCGCAGCCCCTATCACGGTTTTTCAGTCGAATTCGCTGAACATCGACAATATATGCCCGGTGACTCTTTGAGAAATATCGACTGGAAGGTTTATGGAAAAACAGACAGGTATTTTGTTAAGGAATTTGAGGAAGAGACCAATCTAAAAGCTTATCTTCTTCTGGATATCTCAGGCTCGATGGGTTATTCCTCCAACGGAATAAATAAATTGGAATATGGCTCATATCTTTGTGCGGCTTTGTCCTACCTTATGCTCAAGCAAAGGGATTCAGTGGGTTTGGTGATATTCGACCAGAAGATTAAGAAATATATCCCTCCAAAATCGACTTTGAGCCATCTGCACAATCTCTTAAGGGAGTTAGACAAGCTTTCCCCCTCTGAACCTACCAACATAAGCTCAGCTTTGCACCAGATGGCAGAGAGGATAAAAAGAAGAGGGCTGATTATCTTACTTTCAGACCTTTTTGAACAGCCGGAGGAGATTATCTCCGGGTTGAAACATTTCAGGCACAAAAAACATGAGGTTATCGTATTCCATATATTAGACCCAAAGGAGAGAAGTTTTGCCTTTGAGAATGAGGCGATTTTTAAAGATTTAGAGACTAGTGAAGAAATTATGACCTCACCCTGGCAGATAAGAAAGGAATATCAGGAAAGATTAAAGGAGCTTTTGAACAAATATACCCTGGAATGTCGTGAAAGTTTGATAGATTATGTGTTGTTGGATACCTCTGTCCCATTTGACCGGGCTTTGTTTTCTTATCTGAACAAAAGACAGAGGCTGTGGTAA
- a CDS encoding DUF5320 domain-containing protein, producing MRRGFRFKDFGFDFGFPPFGFYFRGPWRFPKKEEYLRMLEDYKNDLEEELKEVKREIEELKKEVQ from the coding sequence ATGAGAAGAGGTTTTAGATTCAAAGATTTCGGTTTTGATTTCGGGTTTCCGCCCTTTGGGTTCTATTTCCGAGGACCTTGGAGATTCCCTAAGAAGGAGGAATACTTGAGGATGCTGGAGGATTATAAAAACGACTTAGAAGAAGAACTCAAAGAAGTGAAAAGAGAAATAGAGGAACTGAAGAAAGAAGTTCAATAA